The Antechinus flavipes isolate AdamAnt ecotype Samford, QLD, Australia chromosome 4, AdamAnt_v2, whole genome shotgun sequence genomic interval tttgtacagAACCCTGGTTTCCTAGGGGTGGCAGTGGGTAAGATAATTCTGGAAATGaagatgacatgcaaatgaatcaatttttaaaaagcaatccaaagacaagggggaaagagagaaattggCATGGTTATTCTAGCATGATATAAACTCCTCCCTGCCAAGCATAGAGTTAAGTAGGCAAGTGAGTGGGAGGTGGAAGAGTATTACCTGATTCAGCTTGGCTTGTTTAAGGCAGAAAttgggaacaacaacaaaaaaacttaaaatcaCATATTGCTTCTGCACCCAAGGAGCTGTCCTTACCTTGGAAGTGTGTGTAGGTAGTGAAGAGCAGTGTGGTGTCTAAGCCAATCCCAGTCAGCCGAGTTTTCTTTGTCCATCCCGTGACAGCCCCAACGAACATGTCGATTTTTTTTGCAGCAAGTTCTGGGTCTGTGGCCAGATTCAGAGAGCGGGAATAGACAGCATTGGCAAAGGGAGACAAGCCCTGCACAAATGACAGCTGTAGCCGCAGGTCAGGGGAGGTAAACAGGCCCACCACTGTGGTCAGGAGCAGACTGGAACTGCCCTTCTTTTCTTGGGCTAATAGGAGGCTTTGGACAGCCTTCAAGGCAGACAGGACCTTGTTCCCGTCCAGTTTAGAGGTACAGCTCTTATCTTGTGAAGAGACACCCAGAAATGTCTGGAGGTTACTGGCTGTGGGGTCCACAGAACCcaagtagaaggaagaaagggttCCAAAGAGACCAAAAGGGGACAAGAGAAGTGCTCCATTGACTGGGGTCATCATCTCCCTCAGCATCTTGTACATGCGGAAACCCACCAAGTTCAGCAGTAACCCCACTTCAGTTGACCTCATCTTGTCCTCTGAATCTAGAGTTTGGCCAAAAGATACCAACTGGTCTTTCAGGGTCATCTCATCCAAAGGGGATGTCTTCGCTTGTATTGGGACAGGAGTGAAGGTCTGTTCTTCAGAGGTCTCTTCCTTCACTTTGTTCAGCTCATCACAGCTACTTTGGTTATAGGTGAGGAGGTAGAACGGGTGCACATATACCCGCTCGCTGACCACCAGGGTAGTCCAGACCAATAGGATGGTAGTGATTCTCAGTAACATCCTGAAATAGGTGCTACCAACAAGTACAATTGCTGCTGTTCCTGAAATGACATTTTTTGGAAAGGGGTAAAGAAGATTGATTATCATGTGTCTGCAATAGATTGGGTTCTTTGAGAGGCTTCCCAGTGTAGCATAGTAGAAAGAGTGAATTAGGAGTCAAAAAAACTGAGTTGCTGATCCAAGACAActatgaaggatttatgatggaaaatgctagcCATCCccaggaaaagaaatgatggtgtctaaatacagattaaaactttttttttactttatttttctagagttttgttttttggtctgtgttttcttttataacaagaCTGATATAGAAATGTAatgcatgactacacatatatacacatgtatataatgtatatcaaattacttgtcttCTTAGTCAGGGGGgctggggaaaggaagggaaagaatctggaactcaaagttttaaaaatgaatgttaaaaattgcttttgcaTGTAActggtgaaaaataaaatgctaaataataaaaaccaataTCTTAATGTTAAGAAATTTTCCCTGTCCATAGCATATTGGTATTTATTTAGGGATATCATTGTGTGAACTGGGTAGAATGGTGGCTCAAAACCTACAATAGACAGTAGCTCACAGAAGATGTAGCAATTTTCAAACCAAGCTTATAGTATAAAAATGCCATTTTCCAGCTCATCCTATAAAACAGTAACAATTCCTATTTATataggtgtatgtatatatatacatatatacatatatgtatgtatgtatgtatatgtgtgtatatatatatatatatatatatatatatatatatatatatatatatatatatgctttgtaAAAGTACGTTCAACAGCCTTGCACAGTAAGTAATACGtactttgttattctcattttggaCATGAAGAAACaggatcagagaaattaagtgatttgtttgagattaaacagctaataaatgtttgaggccagatttgaattcagagagaataagcatttctataaaattCACTATATGTCAAGCACAGTGCCAAGagctaaaaattataattttttggcaaattatctcatttgatctttataacgaTCTTGTgattagtgctattattattcccattttacagttgaggaaactgagataaacagagattaagtgattgctcgagatcatacagctagtaagtccaggtttgaatttaggtctttgtGACTTTAGGCCCAGTTTCCTATCTTCTCCATTATAGGATCCCAAGATCCTTAACCTGAACTGGAAAAAATCTTAGATGCTATCTAattcaaccctcttattttatggGTAAGGAAAGGGAAACCAAATTGAACAAGGTCACACAACTGAGACAGCAAaaggtcagaggcaggatttgaattaaagtcctctgactccaaaagtAACACCCTTTTTGCTTTAAGTCCAGTTCTCTCTCCACTACAAAATACTAATGAAAAACTCATCTTCTCTTATGAAGCCAACAGCTGTCcatcattaatatatatatatgtgtgtgtgtgtgtgtgtgtgtgtgtgtgtgtgtgtatgtatgcatgtatgtatacccaaatttttttttgtaaaattaagtGGACTACTTTAGTAtcatatataatttcaaaatgcttAAATTCTTAACTACAACCTTTCATTTTAACTACACCATCAccaaaaaacatcattttatggTTCACTGTgaactttagatttttttctactgCCCTTGTACATGGTGATTTCTGTCTTGTATTTATACACTTGTATGTCCTGTATTACTTTGCTTTCATTTTACCCATCACAGAGCTGGGCACTACGGTTTGTCATTATGAATGATCTTACTTGTTTCTGATCATGCCTCCAATTTCCCAAATCTTGAGAATCTATTCATCTGGACATGATCTAAAgcctaaagaaaaatttcttccCCATTCTCATCTCATTGCACTGCTCCCCCAACCACTGTTTCAGCTTATACATTCTGATTATACCTACAATTTTTACTAAACATAAATAAATGGGGAGGTATAATTGGGGAGGCATCCTGGCTTAGTAGATAGGTTGGTCATGTAGTGAAGAATTCCTTCTAATAGGTGCTAtttgacactgggcaaatcacttcttctTGCCCAGGACAATATTCTAAATTTGTATTAGATTTTTCCACACCAGAAGTTTCTAGCACCACAAAATTACAGATTTAGATTTAAAACAAACataatgaagaagggaaaaaggaaatatcCTCTGAACCACTCCAGGCAAAGCCTAATTTGCCAACTGATTTCTCATCTAAATGAGTCAGCAGTAAAACCTTTGGGAATCAATTGCTCAAAGAGCTCTCGGTAGTTATGGATCTGTAGGCAGGGTATGAGTCTGCTTAATCCAGATAAGATAGAAATGCACTCCCTCCTCCCAGACTCAGCCCAGTCCTCCTTTCTGCAGTTTATGACTATTCTCAGACTAAACAATTTCACGGATCATTTTCAAACTAGAGATTGTCTTTCCCCTTTAATTGTAGTCTTTTAGCTttgctccccttcccccaactctcACCCCATCTCTAGCAAGCCTATGTTTCTAGGTAGGATGCATCTggtgttttgaaaatgaaaaatgattccaTCTGTTGCAGGTCTCACAGTCCTTCCTtcatcttccctcttttcttctttccatttgacTCTCCCCCTCATTTTaacttcttctttcttccatggcacctccctccttcactccctttttcctctttctctccccccctccctctctcactttttttctcgctcttgctctctctctgtctctgtctctctcttcctctctttctttctctgtctgtctcttcctttctctctgtctctgtctctctctgtgtgtctctgtgggTATCACTCTTTTACCTTCTATTATTTCAGTCTCCAAGACCTTGCAGTCAGGATAAAATCAGCACAAAATCATAGGCAAGTTGGCTTCAAAATACTCTTTGGAGGGAACTTAAGAAAATGATCTTGGAGAAAATAGGAGAGTGCCGAGCTATGTCTGCCATGCCCATGCTGATGACCTTTACTCCCTCCATTATACAGCACAAAGTTTTTCTGGTGAGGTTTCATTTTAACCCCCTGGGAGATCTGAGCTCTTTTGTCCCTTCTCAAAAAGGCTCATCAGTCATAGGAATCGAGGATCTACCCAGGCTTCCACATTTTCATTACATGCCCACTCTGCTGCCCACCATCAGTCATAACACTGGCTACCTCCTCTTTGACTTGAGGCCATTCTGACTGCAGGACACAAACCTGCTTCTTTCTATTCATCTAGAATTTTGGGTCCAGAAGTAGAGAGGACTAATTTATCATAAAACCATTATTGTCTCGTTCTTGGAATTTTATGAGGGAGTAGGAActctttgtaaaacaaaataataaaaaaatagggaggaaaaacaaccaaaaacctCTTTTGGGGGTAGAAAAACTACAGTCAAAGGAAATTAATAAGATGTTGGATAATTTCTTTCTGTTGCCTCAGCCTCCTGCTGCCAAAAGTTCCTTACAAAGCAGCTTGTTCCTGGATCATTGTGTTCCCAATTTGATTCTCCCCAGATGAGCTGCCCTCTATTGCCATGCAATGTTATTATTTTCCAGCTCTGTCCCCCTCTCTCTTAATCTTTCTGTCCCCAACCTGCTGTCAAGATCACTTACAGAAAGCTGAGgagcaaagaaagggaaaagttccCAGGAACTCCAGGCTTACCTCTTATTCCAGTTTTCAGAGACTCAAGCTGCCTCTTCCACCAAATACCCTAGGACACCTTTATCCAGCCTGGGAAAACTGCAGCTATATTTATACTGCAGGACAGTGGATAGAAACCATTCCCAAGCCTCCCTATAGTCTGGCCAGCAGGTGGGATGACATCACTCAAACAGAAGAGGGTGAGAGGGGGGTGGGGCTGATTAAGTAAAATCCAAACATGTGGATGCAAGTGTCTTTTATCACAAAAGCTTCCAAACCAATGCACACTTACTGAGATGAACATCATGGCTTGGTACAGGCTCAAGTTACATATTTACTCAAGTAGACTGGAACCAGGGCCCCAGTCTTCATATTGACACATGAAAGTGtctgtgcatgtatgtgtgaCTGATAAGAGCTCTTCTATGTGACTCCTTTCTTAGATtcccctggaaatttttttttaatttttaatatgcattgttttatgaattatgttgggagagaaaaatcagagcaaaggggaaaaaccataggagagataaaaaacaaagaaaagaagtgaacatagcatgtgttgatttatattcagtctccttgttctttctctggatgcagatggcattttctgtccaaagtctattgggattgctttgaatcactgaatcgctgagaagaaccaagtctttcatagttgacatcacatattcttactgttattgtagacagtattcctagttctgcttgttttgctcagcatcagttcatgtaaatctttccaggcctttctataatcagtttgttcatcattttttaatggaacaataatattccattaccttcatggaccataacttgttcagccattccccaattgatgggcatccacttcttttcccattctttgctactTGGAAATATGGGGCAGCAGTCCAAGGGGAAAAACCCTGAAGTGAGAGTCACGATCCTGGGATTTGACTCCTTATGTATGGATTTAAGAGCAAAAAGAAACCTCAAAGACAATGAAATCCAACCTCCATATCTTATGGCCAAGGAGATTGTtgaggatcatatagctagtgagtgtctttTATCacatttgaacccatgtcttcctgcctccagtct includes:
- the AGT gene encoding angiotensinogen isoform X1, giving the protein MIINLLYPFPKNVISGTAAIVLVGSTYFRMLLRITTILLVWTTLVVSERVYVHPFYLLTYNQSSCDELNKVKEETSEEQTFTPVPIQAKTSPLDEMTLKDQLVSFGQTLDSEDKMRSTEVGLLLNLVGFRMYKMLREMMTPVNGALLLSPFGLFGTLSSFYLGSVDPTASNLQTFLGVSSQDKSCTSKLDGNKVLSALKAVQSLLLAQEKKGSSSLLLTTVVGLFTSPDLRLQLSFVQGLSPFANAVYSRSLNLATDPELAAKKIDMFVGAVTGWTKKTRLTGIGLDTTLLFTTYTHFQGAIKGISLLAEPQVFWINNTTSIFVPMLSGTGIFQYGNDISNNFSVIQIPFNENAFILLIKPQDADLEKIEDFILSQDFSSWKKHLSPRKIHLTLPKLVQESTYDLQKLLTYTKLPKLLGEEAKLSKISSANLKVGKVMNTVLFELKESQEEQEKQSQGVSLEVKLDSPFFFAIYEKVSKAYLFLSRVTNPLTGV
- the AGT gene encoding angiotensinogen isoform X2 — translated: MLLRITTILLVWTTLVVSERVYVHPFYLLTYNQSSCDELNKVKEETSEEQTFTPVPIQAKTSPLDEMTLKDQLVSFGQTLDSEDKMRSTEVGLLLNLVGFRMYKMLREMMTPVNGALLLSPFGLFGTLSSFYLGSVDPTASNLQTFLGVSSQDKSCTSKLDGNKVLSALKAVQSLLLAQEKKGSSSLLLTTVVGLFTSPDLRLQLSFVQGLSPFANAVYSRSLNLATDPELAAKKIDMFVGAVTGWTKKTRLTGIGLDTTLLFTTYTHFQGAIKGISLLAEPQVFWINNTTSIFVPMLSGTGIFQYGNDISNNFSVIQIPFNENAFILLIKPQDADLEKIEDFILSQDFSSWKKHLSPRKIHLTLPKLVQESTYDLQKLLTYTKLPKLLGEEAKLSKISSANLKVGKVMNTVLFELKESQEEQEKQSQGVSLEVKLDSPFFFAIYEKVSKAYLFLSRVTNPLTGV